TAAATTCATTCATCTATCAATCCCATTTTTACATCCTTCccacttttcttcaatttttttctaatttatttaatttcattctaTTTCTTTCCTATGACAGGCTATCATACCAAAGCAGTATCTTCCTCTTTTCGGTCAACCTATTGCTCTGTTTAGGTAATCCTATCCGATCTTTATGTTTTATGCCATATGGCTTCAATTCTGTATTTCAGCAATCATTACATAATACATAACTCATGCGAACCATATATTATTGCATTCTGCGTACCTTCATCAACAATGCATAAACAAGTCTACCCTACTAGTGCGGATATTTTACTCTGTTCTTACAGATGCTTTTAtatcatcttttatttctttttgataCACTGAGGTCCGGATATTCCAATCCTTTGCAGTTTCCACACTTTTTTTCACATGTTTGAAGTGAAAGAAGTCGTTGTGGTTTGTGATCCTTCGTACAGAGACGTTTTTGAAGGTTACCCCCACCTTTAGCTTTGGTTTCTTTTGCAAAACATGTACTTCTTGGTTATTAATACTCTTTTTTCCTCAGATGCGAAGGGAAATTATGAAGCGGAACTCAAATTTGCACTGCCTGGAAAAGAAAGACAGGATTCCGTTTACAATGGCCTTCAGGAATGTGCCGTTTTTAAAATCACAACGATGGGTTATTTTCAAGCTTTTTGCTGTCATTTCATTAGTTTAATTCTGCTTacgttttactttttttcttcccAAATAATGATTATTAGTTGGGAATGAGTAACCTGAAATCAGCGCCCTCCCTCCCctgataaaaaggaaaaacaatctGAAATGTGGTTGGACAACCAAGATTTTGCTGGCTAAGAAAGCCGTTTTCTTGGAAATCTTTCGAGATAACTATATAGTTTTTTCTTGCAATTCTAGGTCGAAAAAACTAGTTAACTCGCTGCTAAAATCTTTTCTGGATAAATTTGAGCAGGGACGGAACTATATTGAATGAAATTAATGAGAGGGGATATCGCCCATCTAATGcagaaaaagttttcaataCATGCAGTAATGTTATATATTTGCCGCCCTTGTAAATTCTCATCTTGTATCCCTTTTTACTGATATACAATAGTAAATCTTTTACTCCTTTTACTGATATACGTGGTACTTTTAGATTTGTAATTAATGCCAGTTTctgtgtatttttttatatactatgCCTGGTCAAAActtagaaacataaaataaatttatctcttaaaaatgtttattccTGCTATATAAGAAGCTGGTTGACGAAATATCAAATACTGTATTCTATTTAGTCTTTTACTTCAGTTTCAAGTTTGTCTTTTCTCAAACTCTACTATCTTTTCAACCTTCAAAAAACTTACAGGTTAATAGTAAAGTTAAGCGACATGTTTTCTTTATTAACTTGTGCTTACAGtgagtgttttctttttttatttctttctttaaatacTGCATCATTTTCTCATATTAACATTTAACTtctttttgaaatgttttctcataggatcttatttttttcacatttatatttgatttggtCATTTATGTAGTTGAATCCTGTTTAGTTCTAATGTATCTTCACACTTTATAATTATGGTTTGCTACTTTGTTTTACCAGGGAGTTGAAATGTTGAATTATTGTTAAGAATATCATGCTATGCATATATGTCATTAATAAGCTtcttaatattactttttatagtAGGCAGACTCTTATGAGTTGATTCTACTGGAGCTTACATACGCTTTCAAGTTTGACAACCTTGTGTGGTATCATTGAGTTGTTGATACcctaattaaattattagatgttcttttttatttttgcaggCTGTTGATCCGAGCTCTGAGCTTGTTTGCATTCACGATTCTGCAAGACCTTTGGTGTTATCAAGCGATGTGAGAAAGGTCTGGATCGAATACATTCTTGCACAAATTTAATATggcttttgatttttttttcttgaagttaCATATTTATTAAGGATATTTAACAATATTACATTAGTTTGGTGTGTGAGATACAGAAGAGTTCATGTCCTCAAGTTGTTATTTAGTCaggaaaaattcaattttatgttaATGTTATTGTCAGGGATGCACAAACACTTTAAAATAGTATGCTATGTTGATCAAATTCAAGCATGTATCCATATTGGGACATCTCACGGACACTTCAAATAGTCCTAGCCAGGCtgcattttataatttattgttactTTTAAACCTATAAGTGAATACTACAAATTGGAATTATTGTATAATTTGGTGGATTGtaacacattttttttgttaattttgcaTTGATTTGAGACATTGTATTCTAGTCATATTTGACATTTGTTATATTGCTGTGTTTGAATTGTATCATATCTGCATCCTGTGCTGTATATTCACCTCCTAGGTTGATGTTAGTGATTTAAATGGAACAAACAGAAGCTGAAAAGAACTCTGGGTTGTTATTAACTCCACAATCACACTAGAGTCCACAGTTCATGTAGAAACCTTCATGCTATTTGGATCCACATGGTATCGATATGTATCTGTactattttacttgatttaaataGTTTGTGTTTTTGGTCGGgtatttttcaaattcttctGAATGCTTATTAGTTAACCTACCCACCCCTCCCTTGTCTTTGGGGTTCTCTCTCGATTTACAATTCAACGCATGACCTAAGAGGATGCTTATATTACACCTTCGTATTCTGTTTTAGGTCCTTACAGATGGATTATTGAATGGAGCTGCGGTTCTTGGTGTCCCTGTGAAGGCTACAATCAAAGAGGTATTTACTATTTATTGGTATGCGAATGTCAATTTCCTCAATTGGTTTAAGTGGttgatgaattttcttttctataaaagtaAACTTTTCATATCCCCCAATTTCAAATCCAAATGTGATAAGCAACTTTATGCAAGAATCCGCAGCTGTGTGTTTCCTTTGAGTCTTAATATCTTATTACCGTTAATCAAGGTTGACTACATTTTCTGTTATGAATTTGAACAACTAGCATTATCTTCAagtcttgattttttttcttttgtatttcctCTCAATCCCTCTTACCTAAGTGTGTATGGTAAACAAAGATGTAGGTTAATGAAGATAAATTGTCTTCCTTTCAAGTAAAgtatttgtttgtctttttttgTGGCTATATTCCCCTTTTCCTTGCTTgttgaaaatgttttatttcatttttgttatgGCTTCTGATAATCCACAagcttaatttttatatttctcctAAATTgcttttatatgtaattttaggATCACATTTGCGTATAGGTGAAAGTGTGTTGTTTCCCTCACGTTTATGTAGCTACGGCTCAACTATGGACAGTTTTTACTTCAGCTTGTTTTGTGTTTATACTTGATAGAAGTAGCAATAACTACATGAAATTTGTGCAACAAGAATGTCTTCTTTTTTAGATTGAAATTGTTATACTGAATAGCTAATATATGCATGAATATAGTCCCTTTAATCTGATTGATGTGTAAAGGTACTGATGTTTGTCTTGCAATCATTTTGTAGGCAAACAGTGAATCATTTGTAGTTAAAACGTTGGACAGAAAAACGCTATGGGAGATGCAGACCCCACAggtcaataataatatatatatccCATCTTTCTCTGAGAACTTGGTCAATTACTTAGATGCAGTCCATTTTTACAGGTTATTAAGCCTGAGTTGCTGAGGAAAGGGTTTGAGCTTGTAAACAGGTAGTTTCTCATTCTTAAGCTCAATTTagtttaaactatttataagcattatcttattattattattattatgttatgtaCGATATCAAAGGATGAAGTATAATGTCGTAGTGTCATATTTTACATGGGCCGGAGTGCTATGCAAGCACTAGTTTGATAATTGGATCAGAAACCCACCACTAACTTGGAAATGAAGTTacaagtatatattatttagttttattaattgcATCAACGTTTAGAAGATGCAGTGTTTTTCAGAATCTAACTTGAATTTTATGCGCAATCTTGCTTGCAGAGAAGGTCTTGAAGTTACCGATGATGTGTCAATTGTTGAGCACCTTAAGCATCCTGTTTATATCACTGAAGGATCTTATACCAACATTAAGGTAGGCAATCATCTCCCTATTTCTACCCGGTTAGAATTTGGAACCTTGATTATTGAATAGCCATTTATCAATTGAAACCATACAAAGCCTTGTATTGTAGCTCACGTCATATGCTGCCATAAGATGTGATATGTAGCCGGCCCTCACTTTAGCCTGACTAAACCCAACAAATAATTCAAACTCAAACGAATTGAAGCCGGAGAATTTGGCCTTTTTCATAACCTATCTTGGGTCGGGTTATGAATAATAGAAGTCGGCTTGGTGGACCAATTTTAGGATATTTCTATTTGAATTCTACAAAATTCTAGCTCACCTTCCATTCATTCCGGAATGGACTTTCTGGACCCATTTTAGAATTTCTAGGTGATGCCTAAGAATTTTAGGGGTATGCAGAAAAAAAAGGCCCCAGTTTTATCTAGTTAGGTTTTTATCTCGTTAACAACATATTAggcttaaaagaaaaaacactttCTTCTATATAACTTACTTACGCTTAGCATTGCCAATAAAATAGTTACTCTTGCACTTTATCTTAACTTaagttacaaaatatataaactgaTGCGAACTGTTTTGCAGGTTACTACGCCTGATGACATGTTACTGGCTGAGAGAATATTGAATATTGATTCCGAAGAAAGTATAGTTTTGCCAATTCACCTTTGAAGGGAGATCATcgattaacttttttttttttttaattatagattGATTACTTTTGATTCCGCTAGGTGGATGCCAAGTGTTCCTGCATGGTAGCCAAAATCCTCTTCAAATTGTAACGATCATACGTGACATGGTCTTGTTTATCATGACTTTCTGATTTTTGCaatagatatttttgtaataaaagttGTCTGAAAACAGTAACAAGGTGGTTTCTCAAGATGTGGGTTAAAATTTATCTGCAGTATTTTGTACAAGTTCTTTAAGGTAGACTATGAACTAATGTTAAAACTGGGGATAATAGAAAAGATGATAACGAATGAAGGCATAATTTTGGAAGAGAAGATATCtatttataaagaattttgACCTACGCTTTTCTAAAAAGCAAGTGACATAAAAGACTTGGACTTTTATTGTACACGCAGGAAGAAAGATTGAAAAGATAATGAATGGAAAGAAATGTAGAAAGCCCAAACATGGTCTACCACTTCTATTGCTCATTCTCAAAGTTTTGATATGAAAACTTTTTTAAAGTAAGAAGATTAAGTTACGTGGGACTTGTCTTGAAAAAGACTAAAAAatgtataacaatttttttggaGTCATTAATTAAGCATCTTGCCAAAAGTTTTCGTTTGAAGTGATAATAGTTGTAAACTTTAAATTCTTAAGATTGGAAAAGTTCTTGGTACTATTCAAGAAAAAAACCAAGAAGCTAAAACAATAAGTTTTTACCAATGTTAAAATTATGAGTTTAATTGTTATGcattagaaaatatttcattaaaaattttaaatttaaattttttattatctacaGTAATTTGACAATTAATAGCGTCATCATTTGCATTAGAAAGTTACTATAATTTGCCGTAGTAATTTtttacaagtatttttttttaaaaaaaaactatccaTACTAAATATCTAACATCACCGATTGCCTTTTATTGTCAGACAACAATATGCTTTGAAGAATAGTTTcgtaattttttataaagtttttataacaaattaattatatcaaaatgTTAGAAAAGAATTCTTAAACTATTATGAAGGATTTTACTTTTATCATGGTTGATCAAGGTCCAATTTTGCGGGAagtataaataagaataatttcaAAAGGCATTTTAAAAAGGATTCTGTCGATGaatatatactattatttttttgtattatttgaaaatgatgaacaTTTAAActtaagtttttatttctttcaatatatacctttaataaataattaatctgattctgtatatataaatatagttaaGTTAGTTCtgaataatataaatgttaacTATGGAGAGCGGTTGAAGTAAGTTAGTCCAACAGCTGTAAAGCACGAAAATAATGAGGTGCTTTATTTAGTCTGATAGCTTTATATTGTGTTAATCACTACTTAATCAATCAATTAATCTGGTTTAAAAGGAAACCGAAAAGGtttaaatttcatctttattaCTTGTTTGATAAAGGATGAACAACATAACATTCCCATTTCACGCTCTCATCCTTCAAGAATgctcaaagaaaaaaaagttaaaaatcctttctttatcttttccgCTCCCTTTTCTTTGTCTTACCACAGTCACCAAACAACGCAAAACTTGCTCCTCTGCGCGCTCTAACTGGGGTGCCACCTTTCACCTGctcacaacaaaaacaaacacagatgTTATCTTTGTTCTGTTTTTTCAGAAACTTGTTATTCAGAGCAACATAATATAATGAAGTTACCTTTATTACCCTTCTCTGCTTCGACTTATTCCAACATAAAAACCCACAACCACCAGCTCCTGACCCCGATTCATATCCCCTGCAGTAACCAACAGAATATAATGAATGCATAAATCAGATATAAAGCAGCATCTAAAATACTTAAGCATGTATGCTAACCACAAAATATACTAAAACCAATCCAAAGTGTCCAAAGGGTATCCCACTATTTACAAATAATAGTATTAGTAATTTTAGACATTTACCATTTAAATTCTACCTTCTATAAATTAACCACATACCAGTAGTTTTTCAAGGGAATAATTCAATGCAGTTTCCATTGAATTCATGCGTCATTTTTAACATGGTGTCAAGCATCTCACAACAGTGATGGATAGTATAATGCAAGGAATTCAACATGCAATATGCCAAGTTTCCAATTGTATTGTTTGTACAAGAGAGTGGGAATTGCAatattgaagaaagaaagactTACGGATGGTCTTTTCCAGAAATTGTGGCTAAACTGGTATCATGCAATAAACTTGGGGACATGGGATAACGATCTGCCTTTCTACCAGTCTGGTCCTTCTGAGGGACCCTTCCATTTTTAAGGGTCAAAACTTTGAGTTCATTATTGGGTTCGTCTTCCCAATGCTGGTGAGAGGAAAATCTTGTTGACTCCATGGACTCCATTGGGTCTACACCATTCTGTGGCAGTACTTGATTCTTTTCAGGTCTCAAACGACTTAATGATCCCGGGGAACCTTTCTCTACGGCCTGTAACCAGGCAGTTTCCAGCCTCTGCTCACGAATGATGGATTCAATTCTATGCATTGGATTATCTTGTCTCCTCTCCTTCCCACCATTACCTTCACCCAAGATATCTGATGAAGCAGTCCTAGATTGAAGGTTTCTATCAAGTAAAGGAGGCAAACTAGAATAAGACTCCGTTCCATTCACATGACCCTGTCTTTGTTCCTTCTCACTAGCCACTATTGACTCTCCCTGCTTTACACCTGTTAGATTAACCTGGTTTTCACCTTCTCCATCTGCCAAGTGGATTATTCGGACCTCCACATTGCGCCTAAGAACCATTTCCATGGAGTTTGTGATGCTTCTTAAAAACCTCTCTGCCCGAACTTTAATATCTGCGTCACCAAAAGCAATATATGCTACCAAAACATCTGCAATGAAGATTATATTAGAGGAGGGAATTATGCATGATATAATAAATGTGTCATTCTAGTGAAAAGCAGCTTCTTGTGAAGATTCAAATGATCCATCGTACTAAAACATTGCTAAAATATCTTCAGAATATCCTAGAGGGTGAGAATGATGCATAATAGAATAAGATGAGTTGTGTTATTCTAGGGATACTTTTGttccttattttaaaattctttatgtCGTCCAAAATTAAACCTTTTTCTTAAGAAATCTgtcatatattttgttatttatttgttacCTCATTGGATTAGGATCAGGAATCTAGTACTCAACCTAATTCCTGGTATGGACAAGGGTTCGGGATAATAATTCTTTTCTGTGTTAATATCCTGCTATTCTGAATCTCTActccccctttttttttctcctttaccTAAATCCAATAATTTCAACAAGCACACTGAAGAAATATCAACAGCAGCTTGATAAACCCTAAAAGATGGGAAAACTTCAATTTCGAGCAAAAGGTGTTATTAGCTTACCTTCTACTTCACATATGGACACAAGCTTTCCATGATGGTGCAGCAGCTGCCTCAATGTCTTAGAGTGGCACTTCTCAATACAATGCACCCAGATGTCACATAACTTCCCTGAATCTATGCACCTATACATTGTATTCCCCACCATAAGATCATCAGATGATACAACTGTAGAGCCATCATCTAAGACTGGGCTGTTTGACGGCTTCGATTTCAAGCTGAAACCTTCAATCTTTGATTCCTTTTGATGTTTGGAATCATCATCTACTGCCTTTTGCTGGGATCCAGAGAAAGGTGACTTTCGAGGAACATACTGAGGGTCTGATTTGTGCGTGCCAGAGGTAACATCTCGTGAAACACTTGATGGATCATCTTCAGTTGTCTTGCAGCTCTGCCTCCTACTGCTGCTTGACTGCGTGAGATCAGGAGAAGGTGTAGAACCAAGCTGCAAAAGAGTTGCTGTGAACCATGTACAACGTTCACTGGATGTTCTTAACTGTTTCTCAGCCTCAGAGAGAAGCTTCAAAGCATTTTTTAACCTCTCCAACTCAGATTCATTCACtgagaataaaaatacaagTGTGCATTTCAATAATCATTAGATGATGATAGATTTTTCATCATAATATCAGAAcattataacaaaaatcaaaaggGACACAAAGCACCCAGGAAGTCCAGAAAAGAACCAGAAATATCAAAACTCAAATAGTTGTAGGTATCAGAGTAACAACTATCAAATCTTATGATTCATAATTGACACACTTTGGTCACCAACCAATTAGTATTTCAAGATAAATGTCAAAAGATTTTATGTATCTTATGATACATGGATGAATGTACACAATTTCGTATTATGATACAATACAactattcatatattttattttttaagcaaTTCTCATAAAAATATGGTAGAAAGTAGTGTGAGCGAAAACAGGAACCGGAAGGAACACTTGGAAACTTATCCTATTTAATTATTCCACCTTTGTTGTCATTAAAACATTCAATGCATGTATTCCATTCAGCTGTTCAAACGTTCTATTTTCATTCCAGTAATAAAAACTTCACTAACTTGGACATAATTAATAGTTTTGCTTAGCTTGACCTCTTATAAAGTTGTTTTATCTATTTCTAGTTCAAGTTCTTTACGTTGAATACTATATAGATCTTactatttaatacaaaattacaattcacAACAAATAGCTTGGTGATTCATTATCTGAACCTCGATTTAACAACCTTGATCAAAGCCTACAGTCACAACCGAAAAACAGGATTTAGAAGCAGATCCAGACTCTTTTTCAGTTGACAAATGCATGTTCCAATAAATACAAAGCAAAAGAACATCTTAAAATAGAAATGAGAGAGCATAAACTATAAATCACATAATACACGTCCTTCTCTTGGTTTTCCATTGACGATTTAACTTGGACGATAAATCAGTAGTCTAAGCACAAGCATGATATCATTTTATCAAATGCAATATCCTTTGGCTATAGATGAAAGCTCATTAACTTATTGAACATTCTAAACTTTTGAATAGGAACGGGCATTCGCACTAAATAACACCGAAgttattttatgtgttttaaGATGAATGACATATTTTGGTGAacattaagataaataaatatataagtgtTAACAAATCTAATTAGATATTGTACTCACAACTCCGTCCACCAAAGAATGAATCATCAGGTCTGGTGTCAACGACTGCATATGACCCAGCAATGATGTCCATGATAAGGCCAGCAAGTTGAGACATCAAAACCATTGGATCAACTCCAGAGTCCATCAGTTCTCTAGCTCTTTTCACTGTCTCTACAGTATCTGATGACATTGCCAACTCCAAAAGTTCCAACAATTTTTCATCTGAAACAACTCCCACCTGTTGCAGGTAATATTGAAAACAGCATTATGTTTCTACATAACCACttacgcaaaaaaaaaaaaaaaaaaattgtaaagttcaaagcattattataattgttgGGCGTATTTAAGATCCAAAAGGCTGTTTTTGCCTATTTCCTGGGACAGCtgttaaaaatatgataatctcATAATTAGGTGTTTGAAAACATGAATATGCAAAAAATTAATAGTCGCAACAAACTCACAAGTTCATTGACAAGAGAAGTAGTAATTCTCTTCCCCAGCAAGCTAAGCTGTTCTAACATTGTTTCTGCATCTCGAAGCGATCCATCTGCATTCATAGCAATGAGGTCCAGTGCATCTGCTTCAACATCAAGGTTCTCTTGAGTAGATATTTTCCTCAACCTGGTCACAATATCcacatctttaattttattaaaaaggtaCTTTTGGCAACGAGATTGTATTGTCCGTGGTACATTATCAAGATCAGATGTTATAAATATGAATACAACTCGCTGGGGTGGTTCTTCCAGGAACTTGAGAAATCCCAGCCACGTCTTTGAGGGTAACAAGTGACACTCATCAATAACCAAAACTGTATATTTTTGTGAGGCTGACGATGACTCAGTTGACAATCTTTTAAGGAGATATCTAGCCTTATCAATTCCTCTCTTATTGGTTCCATCAACTTCCAAAAGATCATTGCTCTTACCAGAAATGAGATTATTGCATTCCCTGCAGTAGCCACAAGGTTTATTCTCATCAGGACTTGCACAGTTCAAGGCAGCAGCAAATATCTTAGCGGTTGACGTTTTGCCAGTTCCACGGGGACCTTGAAACAGATAGACAGGAGCAATGCGTCCCCTGGAAACAGCATTGATAAGTGACTGAACAACAATATTCTGCCCAATCAGTTCACCAAAGAACATCGGCCTATACTTTTGGCTGAAACAGCGACTATTCTCTGGCGTGCCCTCCTCTTCTCCTTCCCCATTGAGAGCTACAATCTCCAATCCCTCTTGACTCCTACAACTAGATGACCACCTTCTTCCATCCAAGCGGCTCAATCCCTCAAGATCAAGCTCCCCAAAGTTCGTGGAAAGTTCATCATCACTCCTTCCGGTTCCCACAGACGACCCTTCTCTGGCATCACCACTGTTTGTGAGTAATGGAATGACACCTCGAGCACTCCTCTGAGAAAGTCTTCTCTTTTGAGATGCCGAAACCGATCTGCGGTGTCTGGGATAAATAGTTTGACTTCCACAGAGCATGCTACTCCCTTTCCTCCTCAAAGTGTCGGACAGTGAGGGAGAATAGCAACTCCCACACATCCCTTTATGTTTAGGAGTCCTCTTGGACCAATAGCAAGGAATTCCACAACCTTGGCGGCCAGGCAAATCCAAATGATCATCAATCTCATCATCTCCATCGCCATCATTCACGGAAGTGGTGGTGCCATCCCAGGATCCAAGGGTGCTGGGATAACGGTGACCGTACCGATTGTAAGAACTAGTTGACAATGCAGGGGTGCTATAAGAATAAGAAGAGTCCtcttttccacttcttctcaaAAACTTCGAGGAAGAGCGAGACCAGTTCTTTTGCCTGAGTTTGAGAAGCAAAGGGGAAGTCCCCGAAATCGGTCTCACGCCCTCAGAATTAGTGTAATCCTCGGTATCATCAGAGAACTCAACAGAGTCATCTCTGCTAAAAAATGGCAAAGAAGAATGCCCCTCGAGCATTGCCTTCGAAGAACTCACAAAATTTCTCCCTGGATTCGTTTGTCTATGCTGTTGATATTTTgctaaaaaatcaaaatgagggTTATTTTTCTTACTCTTTTTCTTAACGGGGACAGTTCTTCTCGAAACAAGATTAGCATCCCCACATCTGAAAATAGAAGAACGAGTCCCACCACCGCCACCGGTACCACCAGCTGCCAGGTATGTATCACTCTTAGAGTCGCAACCATTGCGAGCATCACTCAAACTGTCTCTGTCTCTGTCCCCAAGAAGCGACGAAGACCCcccatcatcaccatcatcgtcatcttcttcctcgTTGTATTTCTCACTCGAAGATTTGTAGTTCTTCCAATTGTACAAGAACACCTTTTTCTCCctctccttctctttctctttgtcaTTGTTGGCAAGTTGAGAGTTGGTGCTGAACCTTCTACTTCCACTGTCTCTGTTCCATGCAGCCACGGATCTTGATGAACTGAGCGGTGACTTCCACGAAGATGTGGTGCCGGGATCTCTGAGAACTCGAGCAGCCTTGCGTATTTGGGTGAGTTCCTTTTTCAAGTGAAGCTCAGACACCCGCATTTCTGACATCTTagtcttgttgttgttgttgttcctctTCTTCAACCCACCGGCACCCACAAAGAATGACAAATGCCCATTTACCTATACTCACCCTATGCACTACCCATTTCAGAATGCAGAGTCGAGTATATGTTTACGGTATAAAAATCACAGCTTTGTGAGTGGGAAAAGAGAGGGAAGAAGCAGATCTGACAGATGACACAGTTGAGCGTGTGTGAAAACGAAATGGGGTgtcttttttggttgactgctc
This genomic stretch from Vigna radiata var. radiata cultivar VC1973A chromosome 7, Vradiata_ver6, whole genome shotgun sequence harbors:
- the LOC106768567 gene encoding protein STICHEL, yielding MSEMRVSELHLKKELTQIRKAARVLRDPGTTSSWKSPLSSSRSVAAWNRDSGSRRFSTNSQLANNDKEKEKEREKKVFLYNWKNYKSSSEKYNEEEDDDDGDDGGSSSLLGDRDRDSLSDARNGCDSKSDTYLAAGGTGGGGGTRSSIFRCGDANLVSRRTVPVKKKSKKNNPHFDFLAKYQQHRQTNPGRNFVSSSKAMLEGHSSLPFFSRDDSVEFSDDTEDYTNSEGVRPISGTSPLLLKLRQKNWSRSSSKFLRRSGKEDSSYSYSTPALSTSSYNRYGHRYPSTLGSWDGTTTSVNDGDGDDEIDDHLDLPGRQGCGIPCYWSKRTPKHKGMCGSCYSPSLSDTLRRKGSSMLCGSQTIYPRHRRSVSASQKRRLSQRSARGVIPLLTNSGDAREGSSVGTGRSDDELSTNFGELDLEGLSRLDGRRWSSSCRSQEGLEIVALNGEGEEEGTPENSRCFSQKYRPMFFGELIGQNIVVQSLINAVSRGRIAPVYLFQGPRGTGKTSTAKIFAAALNCASPDENKPCGYCRECNNLISGKSNDLLEVDGTNKRGIDKARYLLKRLSTESSSASQKYTVLVIDECHLLPSKTWLGFLKFLEEPPQRVVFIFITSDLDNVPRTIQSRCQKYLFNKIKDVDIVTRLRKISTQENLDVEADALDLIAMNADGSLRDAETMLEQLSLLGKRITTSLVNELVGVVSDEKLLELLELAMSSDTVETVKRARELMDSGVDPMVLMSQLAGLIMDIIAGSYAVVDTRPDDSFFGGRSLNESELERLKNALKLLSEAEKQLRTSSERCTWFTATLLQLGSTPSPDLTQSSSSRRQSCKTTEDDPSSVSRDVTSGTHKSDPQYVPRKSPFSGSQQKAVDDDSKHQKESKIEGFSLKSKPSNSPVLDDGSTVVSSDDLMVGNTMYRCIDSGKLCDIWVHCIEKCHSKTLRQLLHHHGKLVSICEVEDVLVAYIAFGDADIKVRAERFLRSITNSMEMVLRRNVEVRIIHLADGEGENQVNLTGVKQGESIVASEKEQRQGHVNGTESYSSLPPLLDRNLQSRTASSDILGEGNGGKERRQDNPMHRIESIIREQRLETAWLQAVEKGSPGSLSRLRPEKNQVLPQNGVDPMESMESTRFSSHQHWEDEPNNELKVLTLKNGRVPQKDQTGRKADRYPMSPSLLHDTSLATISGKDHPGYESGSGAGGCGFLCWNKSKQRRVIKVKGGTPVRARRGASFALFGDCGKTKKRERKR
- the LOC106769120 gene encoding 2-C-methyl-D-erythritol 4-phosphate cytidylyltransferase, chloroplastic isoform X2 translates to MAAFTLPFHLRLCSSSSSSSSSLSFPPLIHRLPNTAAPTTQICSKRNAKPSLISCSAQSQPQPLQTVESGGDVVRERSVSVVLLAGGQGKRMGAIIPKQYLPLFGQPIALFSFHTFFHMFEVKEVVVVCDPSYRDVFEDAKGNYEAELKFALPGKERQDSVYNGLQAVDPSSELVCIHDSARPLVLSSDVRKVLTDGLLNGAAVLGVPVKATIKEANSESFVVKTLDRKTLWEMQTPQVIKPELLRKGFELVNREGLEVTDDVSIVEHLKHPVYITEGSYTNIKVTTPDDMLLAERILNIDSEESIVLPIHL
- the LOC106769120 gene encoding 2-C-methyl-D-erythritol 4-phosphate cytidylyltransferase, chloroplastic isoform X1, whose amino-acid sequence is MAAFTLPFHLRLCSSSSSSSSSLSFPPLIHRLPNTAAPTTQICSKRNAKPSLISCSAQSQPQPLQEQTVESGGDVVRERSVSVVLLAGGQGKRMGAIIPKQYLPLFGQPIALFSFHTFFHMFEVKEVVVVCDPSYRDVFEDAKGNYEAELKFALPGKERQDSVYNGLQAVDPSSELVCIHDSARPLVLSSDVRKVLTDGLLNGAAVLGVPVKATIKEANSESFVVKTLDRKTLWEMQTPQVIKPELLRKGFELVNREGLEVTDDVSIVEHLKHPVYITEGSYTNIKVTTPDDMLLAERILNIDSEESIVLPIHL